A stretch of the Saccharolobus caldissimus genome encodes the following:
- the gdS-2 gene encoding hexaprenyl pyrophosphate synthase has protein sequence MSIIDFWLEAKVTIDSLIEQFLAENKDWELVDLSSYILKDGKRFRGTLSMFFTVALGGEIKDSYAAALAIEILHSASLALDDIVDLDITRRGNKAAWVVYGNRKVVFITNYLIPTALRIIHTSYGDEALTTSIELWKDTAVGALKDMYNNSNYVETIELKTGSLFKLSTVLSAFASKHSTYKNEMLEVGKYLGIIYQVIDDYVDYKTKKMDEINGSAKQLYEYYKAGKLEEFVKSLYSEYKNKYEEIVNKIPFLPEYIDEIRGLPEFLSNGLLKEAGIDKI, from the coding sequence TTGAGTATTATAGACTTCTGGTTAGAGGCTAAGGTAACTATTGATAGTCTAATAGAACAATTTCTTGCAGAAAACAAGGATTGGGAACTAGTAGATTTAAGTAGTTATATCCTCAAGGACGGAAAGAGATTCAGAGGAACTTTAAGCATGTTTTTTACCGTTGCTTTGGGGGGAGAGATCAAGGATTCCTATGCTGCAGCATTGGCAATTGAAATACTTCATTCAGCTTCATTGGCATTAGACGATATAGTAGACTTAGATATAACGAGGAGGGGAAATAAGGCTGCATGGGTTGTTTACGGTAACAGAAAAGTTGTATTTATAACCAATTATCTAATTCCTACCGCTTTGAGGATTATTCATACTTCTTACGGAGACGAAGCGCTTACTACTAGTATTGAACTATGGAAAGATACCGCAGTTGGTGCGTTAAAGGATATGTATAATAACAGTAATTATGTTGAGACTATAGAATTAAAGACTGGTAGTTTATTTAAATTATCTACAGTATTGTCTGCATTTGCATCTAAACATAGTACTTATAAGAACGAGATGTTAGAAGTAGGGAAGTATTTAGGTATTATATACCAAGTAATAGATGATTATGTGGATTATAAGACGAAAAAAATGGACGAGATTAACGGAAGTGCGAAGCAATTATATGAATATTATAAAGCTGGTAAACTTGAGGAGTTTGTAAAGTCCTTATATTCAGAATATAAGAATAAATATGAGGAAATTGTAAATAAAATTCCCTTCTTGCCCGAATATATTGACGAAATAAGGGGTCTTCCAGAGTTCTTATCTAACGGACTTCTTAAGGAAGCTGGCATAGATAAGATTTAA